From the genome of Cryptosporangium aurantiacum, one region includes:
- a CDS encoding WS/DGAT/MGAT family O-acyltransferase, with the protein MSAMDAGFFFAEGETTPMHVGSVAVFDGPAPSYGDVVRLLLGKLPEVPRYRQRAMRVPLDLGRPVWVDDPHFQILYHVRHTAVPRPGSDEQLRNLAGRVLGQRLDLSKPLWELWLVEGLAEGRWAMINKVHHAMVDGVAGTDLMQLVFDLDPAATHPEPQPWDPQEPPSPAAVAVEALTDAVARPVRRFAGVARAAASLPGWSGAGALARQAGVLGGAAANVGRQLVTPAASSLNGRLGPHRRWAWTHTTVDEVRRVRRALGGSMNDVVVTAVAAGLRDLLAARGELTQGLLVRTMVPVSIRRPTERGTLNNQISAVFVDLPVAEPDATARLASVRSQMDANKRALSAYDPRAVTGAADLVPAPLLAAAVRTLLRSGQPWVQAVTTNVPGPPIPLFVLGRHLRSLYPYVPLGSGVRFSIGIFSYEGVVSFGVTADFDAVPDIDVLVDGIARGVTELVAAAEPVLTV; encoded by the coding sequence ATGAGCGCGATGGATGCCGGGTTCTTCTTCGCCGAAGGCGAGACGACGCCGATGCACGTCGGGTCGGTGGCGGTGTTCGACGGACCCGCGCCCTCCTACGGCGACGTGGTGCGCCTGCTGCTCGGCAAGCTGCCCGAAGTGCCCCGCTACCGACAGCGGGCGATGCGGGTGCCGCTGGATCTCGGCCGGCCGGTCTGGGTCGACGATCCACACTTCCAGATCCTGTACCACGTCCGGCACACGGCGGTGCCCCGGCCGGGTAGCGACGAGCAGCTGCGGAACCTCGCCGGGCGGGTGCTCGGCCAGCGCCTCGACCTGTCCAAGCCGCTCTGGGAACTCTGGCTGGTGGAGGGGCTGGCCGAGGGCCGCTGGGCGATGATCAACAAGGTGCACCACGCGATGGTCGACGGGGTGGCGGGCACCGACCTGATGCAGCTCGTGTTCGACCTCGATCCGGCGGCCACACACCCCGAGCCGCAGCCGTGGGACCCGCAGGAGCCACCGTCGCCCGCGGCCGTGGCGGTGGAGGCGCTGACCGATGCGGTGGCCCGGCCGGTGCGGCGGTTCGCCGGGGTGGCCCGTGCGGCGGCGTCCTTACCCGGCTGGTCGGGCGCCGGCGCACTGGCCCGCCAGGCCGGGGTCCTGGGTGGTGCGGCGGCGAACGTCGGCAGGCAACTCGTCACGCCGGCGGCCTCGTCGCTCAACGGCAGGCTCGGCCCGCACCGCCGGTGGGCCTGGACCCACACCACGGTCGACGAAGTGCGCCGCGTCCGCCGGGCGCTCGGCGGCTCGATGAACGACGTCGTGGTCACCGCCGTCGCCGCCGGGCTCCGCGACCTGCTCGCCGCGCGCGGTGAGCTGACCCAGGGCCTTCTCGTCCGGACGATGGTCCCGGTGTCGATCCGGCGGCCGACCGAGCGCGGCACGCTGAACAACCAGATCTCCGCGGTCTTCGTCGACCTGCCGGTGGCCGAGCCGGACGCGACGGCGCGGCTGGCGTCGGTGCGGTCGCAGATGGACGCCAACAAACGCGCGCTGTCGGCGTACGACCCGCGGGCGGTCACCGGCGCCGCGGACCTGGTGCCCGCGCCGCTGCTCGCGGCCGCCGTCCGGACCCTGCTCCGGTCCGGGCAGCCGTGGGTGCAGGCGGTCACGACGAACGTCCCCGGCCCGCCGATCCCGCTGTTCGTGCTGGGTAGGCACCTGCGGTCGCTCTACCCGTACGTGCCGCTCGGCAGCGGCGTGCGTTTCTCGATCGGGATCTTCTCCTACGAGGGCGTGGTCAGCTTCGGGGTCACCGCGGACTTCGACGCGGTGCCGGACATCGACGTGCTGGTGGACGGCATCGCCCGCGGTGTCACCGAGCTGGTGGCGGCGGCCGAGCCGGTCCTGACAGTCTGA
- a CDS encoding VOC family protein produces the protein MTVIESLIVETPDTAAAEAFYTALVGPDGPVAVRSSDAPSSGFRGFTLSLIASQPDNVDALYDAAIASGGTPLKPAKKSLWGYGGLVTAPDGTILNIATSTKKNTGPAAREFDKIVLLIGAEDVGASKQFYVDHGLTVGKSFGRKYVEFTSEKEHIQLGLYTRRALAKTAGVSPDGSGSHRIAIGSDAGPFTDPDGFAWESA, from the coding sequence ATGACCGTGATCGAGTCGCTCATCGTCGAAACGCCCGACACCGCGGCCGCCGAGGCGTTCTACACCGCGCTCGTCGGGCCGGACGGTCCGGTGGCCGTGCGGAGCTCGGACGCACCGTCGTCCGGCTTCCGCGGGTTCACGCTGTCGCTCATCGCGTCGCAGCCGGACAACGTCGACGCGCTGTACGACGCGGCGATCGCGTCCGGCGGAACGCCGCTCAAGCCGGCCAAGAAGAGCCTCTGGGGCTACGGCGGGCTGGTCACCGCACCGGACGGGACGATCCTCAACATCGCGACGTCGACGAAGAAGAACACCGGGCCCGCCGCCCGCGAGTTCGACAAGATCGTCCTGCTCATCGGCGCCGAGGACGTCGGCGCGAGCAAGCAATTCTACGTCGACCACGGGCTGACCGTGGGCAAGAGCTTCGGCCGCAAGTACGTCGAGTTCACCAGCGAGAAGGAGCACATCCAGCTCGGCCTCTACACCCGCCGCGCGCTGGCCAAGACCGCGGGAGTCTCGCCGGACGGGTCCGGGTCGCACCGGATCGCGATCGGCAGCGACGCCGGGCCGTTCACCGATCCGGACGGGTTCGCCTGGGAATCGGCATAG
- a CDS encoding VOC family protein: MDISVYHAFLPHEDPDASLAFYRDGLGFEVRNDVGGGTMRWITVGPKEKGTTSIVLCPPAVDPAITDDERRTIAEMMAKGVYAILTLATPNLDDTFARIVASGADVVQEPTDQPYGVRDCAFRDPAGNLIRINEIRREDVS, translated from the coding sequence ATGGACATCAGCGTTTACCACGCGTTTCTTCCGCACGAGGACCCGGACGCCTCGCTGGCCTTCTACCGCGACGGGCTCGGCTTCGAGGTCCGCAACGACGTCGGCGGCGGCACGATGCGGTGGATCACGGTCGGCCCCAAGGAGAAGGGCACGACGTCGATCGTGCTCTGCCCGCCGGCCGTCGACCCGGCGATCACCGACGACGAGCGCCGCACGATCGCCGAGATGATGGCGAAGGGCGTCTACGCGATCCTCACGCTCGCCACGCCGAACCTTGACGACACGTTCGCGCGGATCGTGGCCTCCGGCGCCGACGTCGTCCAGGAGCCGACCGACCAGCCGTACGGCGTCCGGGACTGCGCGTTCCGCGACCCGGCGGGCAACCTGATCCGCATCAACGAGATCCGCCGGGAGGACGTGTCATGA
- a CDS encoding ABC transporter substrate-binding protein: MPRPLRVVLERRPHTAAMIDGLVPAPAGVEVEWVEVAPINTAFRRMTDDLEFDVCEIAAGAFLLAVGGGVPIVGLPVFPLRRYPHHGLQVRRDSGIRTPADLAGARIGTKAFSQTTGFWIRGILNRQYGVDLDGLTWVVSAQEHAPGFRFPATAEPVPGADLPQQLRDGALVAGLGLAVKDDAVGPLFADLTAAERSWFDLTGAETINHTIAVRQDVLAERPTLAAELSDWFVRSWKHAGSPVSEYGLVPANRVTLELLLDLVREQCGATNPLPATIDDAFVTL, translated from the coding sequence ATGCCGCGGCCGCTGCGCGTCGTCCTGGAACGTCGTCCCCACACGGCGGCGATGATCGACGGCCTCGTGCCCGCGCCCGCCGGGGTCGAGGTCGAGTGGGTCGAAGTCGCGCCGATCAACACCGCGTTCCGGCGGATGACCGACGACCTGGAGTTCGACGTCTGCGAGATCGCGGCCGGTGCGTTCCTCCTCGCGGTCGGCGGCGGGGTGCCGATCGTCGGCCTGCCGGTGTTCCCGCTGCGCCGCTACCCGCACCACGGGCTCCAGGTCCGCCGCGACAGCGGGATCCGCACGCCTGCCGACCTGGCGGGCGCGCGGATCGGCACCAAAGCGTTCAGCCAGACCACAGGCTTCTGGATCCGCGGCATCCTGAACAGGCAGTACGGCGTCGACCTGGACGGCCTGACCTGGGTGGTCAGCGCCCAGGAACACGCGCCGGGCTTCCGGTTCCCGGCCACCGCCGAGCCGGTTCCCGGCGCCGACCTGCCGCAGCAGCTCCGCGACGGCGCGCTGGTGGCCGGGCTCGGCCTGGCCGTGAAGGACGACGCGGTCGGGCCGCTGTTCGCGGACCTGACGGCCGCCGAGCGGTCGTGGTTCGACCTCACCGGCGCCGAGACGATCAACCACACGATCGCGGTGCGCCAGGACGTCCTCGCCGAGCGTCCGACGCTGGCCGCCGAGCTCTCCGACTGGTTCGTCCGGTCCTGGAAGCACGCCGGGTCGCCGGTGAGCGAGTACGGGCTGGTGCCGGCCAACCGGGTGACGCTCGAGCTGCTGCTCGACCTGGTCCGGGAGCAGTGCGGCGCCACCAACCCGCTCCCGGCCACGATCGACGACGCGTTCGTCACGCTCTGA
- a CDS encoding MMPL family transporter encodes MNTLTRRLGAASARRPLRTLLAWVVAAAVLLVLGSTVGGSFADDFAAPGSQSDRTMRLLEERFPEAADGVAIAVFAADDLAQHRAAVDAAVDRIADVPHVARVADPFAAGTISPDGRIGYAEITFDVPSTRVGTPAITAISDALEPATAGGLTAELGGDTAFINSEDATSGAEAAGILAALVVLLVAFGTVVAALIPIVLALIVVGAGLGGIAVLANTMDVSNVAPTIAAMIGLGVGIDYALFITARYREARGVRSREAGSRDEGPRDPRRDNAAALDVAMGTAGTSVLFAGGTVVVAMLALLVTGMGFLISIGLATALVVLAAVLAALTLLPAILSLLGDRIDRGRLPLRRRESSGSRWERVARHVSARPVRYLLAALVFLLALAAPTLSMRLGFPDAGDDSTNIGHRRAYDLLAEGFGPGVNGPLLVVVDLRESGADAGDVPALSQRLADDPGVASVGEPVTSSDGSTVVLRVLTTTSPSDEATSDTLDRLRDIVPANAGIAGLTAMTDDLTHHLGRVLPIFVGGILAASFVLLLLVFRSIVVPLKAVLMNLLSIGGAYGVVVAVFQWGWLKELVGLEQTIPIASPLPVIFFAVLFGLSMDYEVFLLSRIREAYLQSGDPVGSVARGIASTGRVITSAALIMAAVFLAFVASPSPLSRMVGLGLATAVLLDATVVRMIFVPAAMTLLGRANWWLPGWLDRRLPSLGREDATALPAEKPKAAVGQPG; translated from the coding sequence ATGAATACGTTGACTCGGCGCCTGGGCGCGGCCAGCGCACGCAGGCCTCTTCGCACTCTTCTCGCGTGGGTGGTCGCTGCGGCCGTCCTCCTCGTACTGGGCAGTACGGTCGGCGGATCCTTCGCCGACGACTTCGCCGCACCCGGCAGCCAGAGCGACCGCACGATGCGGCTGCTCGAGGAACGGTTCCCGGAAGCGGCCGACGGCGTCGCGATCGCGGTGTTCGCCGCGGACGACCTGGCGCAGCATCGCGCGGCCGTCGACGCTGCCGTGGACCGGATCGCGGACGTCCCGCACGTGGCGCGCGTCGCGGACCCGTTCGCGGCGGGCACGATCTCGCCCGACGGGCGGATCGGCTACGCCGAGATCACGTTCGACGTTCCCTCCACGCGGGTGGGTACACCGGCCATCACTGCCATTTCGGACGCTCTGGAGCCGGCCACCGCGGGTGGACTGACCGCCGAACTGGGTGGGGACACGGCGTTCATCAACTCGGAGGACGCCACGTCGGGCGCCGAAGCGGCCGGGATCCTCGCGGCGCTGGTCGTGCTGCTCGTCGCGTTCGGGACCGTGGTGGCCGCGCTGATCCCGATCGTGCTGGCGCTGATCGTGGTGGGTGCCGGGCTCGGGGGCATCGCGGTGCTGGCCAACACGATGGACGTGTCGAACGTCGCGCCGACGATCGCCGCGATGATCGGGCTCGGCGTCGGCATCGACTACGCGTTGTTCATCACGGCGCGGTACCGGGAGGCGCGCGGGGTGCGATCCCGCGAAGCGGGGTCTCGTGACGAAGGGCCTCGGGATCCTCGGCGGGACAATGCTGCGGCGCTCGACGTCGCGATGGGGACGGCCGGCACGTCCGTGCTGTTCGCCGGCGGCACGGTCGTCGTCGCGATGCTGGCGTTGCTGGTAACCGGCATGGGGTTCCTGATCTCGATCGGGCTCGCCACCGCGCTGGTCGTGCTCGCCGCCGTGCTGGCCGCGCTCACGCTGCTGCCCGCGATCCTGAGCCTGCTCGGGGACCGGATCGACCGGGGGCGGCTGCCCCTGCGGCGGCGCGAATCGTCGGGCTCCCGGTGGGAACGGGTGGCGCGGCACGTCTCGGCGCGGCCCGTGCGCTACCTGCTCGCCGCGCTGGTGTTCCTGCTCGCGCTGGCCGCACCCACGCTGAGCATGCGGCTCGGGTTCCCCGACGCCGGCGACGACTCGACGAACATCGGCCATCGGCGCGCCTACGACCTGCTGGCCGAGGGCTTCGGGCCGGGCGTCAACGGTCCGCTGCTGGTCGTCGTCGACCTGCGCGAGTCCGGGGCCGACGCCGGTGACGTGCCCGCGCTGTCGCAGCGCCTCGCCGACGACCCGGGCGTCGCCTCGGTCGGCGAACCCGTGACGTCGTCCGACGGGTCCACGGTCGTCCTCCGCGTGCTCACCACGACCTCGCCGTCGGACGAGGCGACCTCGGACACGCTCGACCGCCTCCGCGACATCGTTCCCGCCAACGCCGGGATCGCCGGTCTGACCGCGATGACCGACGACCTGACCCACCATCTCGGCCGTGTCCTGCCGATCTTCGTCGGCGGGATCCTGGCGGCGTCGTTCGTCCTGCTGCTCCTGGTGTTCCGCTCGATCGTCGTGCCGCTCAAGGCCGTGCTGATGAACCTGCTCTCGATCGGCGGCGCCTACGGCGTGGTGGTCGCGGTGTTCCAGTGGGGCTGGCTCAAGGAGCTGGTCGGGCTGGAGCAGACGATCCCGATCGCATCGCCGCTGCCGGTGATCTTCTTCGCGGTCCTCTTCGGGCTCTCGATGGACTACGAGGTGTTCCTGCTGTCCCGGATCCGGGAGGCGTACCTGCAGAGCGGCGACCCGGTCGGGTCGGTGGCGCGGGGCATCGCGTCGACCGGGCGGGTGATCACGTCGGCGGCGCTGATCATGGCCGCGGTGTTCCTCGCGTTCGTGGCCAGCCCGTCGCCGCTGTCCCGGATGGTCGGGCTCGGGTTGGCGACCGCGGTGCTGCTCGACGCCACCGTGGTGCGGATGATCTTCGTCCCCGCCGCGATGACGTTGCTCGGCCGGGCGAACTGGTGGCTACCCGGCTGGCTGGATCGTCGTCTGCCGAGCCTGGGCCGCGAGGACGCGACCGCGCTCCCCGCCGAGAAGCCGAAAGCCGCCGTCGGCCAACCCGGCTGA
- a CDS encoding sensor histidine kinase, with amino-acid sequence MNLAFRGPFARWPRASDAVLAVVLFASVALLRDGPDDQLVYRPITDVPLAVLAVQVGAAVALYRRRRAPLPVLGVVLVCWALLVATDNSLAEEYDVGFLMVAALYSVGRYEANSRRALAGLGATYAVLVLDILVLGLPWGETAFGFVFLFVVWYIGRRLRLRADNAERQRRQRADELRRIVAEERTHIARELHDVVAHQVSMMTVQAGAAQAVADTDPVGARQAMAAVEQAGRQTLDELRHLLGVLRPESMRNGVGPQPGLADVPRLIDQVSAAGLDVRITDELATPLPTRVQLSAYRIVQEALTNVVKHAGPGTRADVHLREEGTDVVIEVTDDAAPGVTRPQAAGHGIVGMRERATLLGGSLVAAPRPDGGFRVLARFPRDGASA; translated from the coding sequence ATGAATCTTGCTTTCCGTGGACCGTTCGCGCGCTGGCCGCGCGCCTCGGACGCGGTGCTCGCCGTCGTGCTGTTCGCGTCCGTGGCGCTGCTGAGGGACGGTCCCGACGACCAGCTCGTGTACCGGCCGATCACCGACGTCCCGCTCGCGGTGCTCGCCGTCCAGGTGGGGGCCGCCGTCGCGCTGTACCGGCGCCGGCGCGCGCCGCTGCCGGTGCTCGGCGTGGTGCTGGTCTGCTGGGCGCTCCTGGTCGCGACCGACAACTCCCTGGCCGAGGAGTATGACGTCGGGTTCCTCATGGTCGCCGCGCTGTACAGCGTCGGGCGCTACGAGGCGAACAGCAGGCGGGCGCTGGCCGGTCTCGGGGCCACGTACGCCGTGCTCGTGCTCGACATCCTCGTGCTGGGGTTGCCCTGGGGTGAGACCGCGTTCGGCTTCGTGTTCCTGTTCGTCGTCTGGTACATCGGGCGTCGCCTGCGGCTCCGCGCCGACAACGCCGAACGACAACGACGCCAACGCGCGGACGAACTGCGGCGGATCGTCGCGGAGGAACGCACCCACATCGCCCGGGAGCTGCACGACGTCGTCGCCCACCAGGTGAGCATGATGACCGTGCAGGCCGGGGCTGCCCAGGCGGTCGCCGACACCGATCCGGTCGGTGCCCGGCAGGCGATGGCCGCGGTCGAGCAGGCCGGACGCCAGACGCTGGACGAGCTGCGGCACCTGCTGGGGGTGTTGCGGCCGGAGTCGATGCGCAACGGCGTCGGCCCGCAGCCCGGGCTCGCCGACGTCCCGCGACTGATCGACCAGGTCAGCGCCGCCGGGCTCGACGTCCGGATCACCGACGAGCTGGCCACCCCGCTCCCGACCCGGGTGCAGCTGTCGGCCTACCGGATCGTCCAGGAAGCACTGACCAACGTCGTGAAACACGCGGGGCCCGGCACCCGGGCCGACGTGCACCTGCGCGAGGAAGGGACCGACGTGGTCATCGAGGTCACCGACGACGCCGCGCCGGGCGTGACCCGTCCGCAGGCGGCCGGGCACGGCATCGTCGGGATGCGGGAGCGGGCGACGCTCCTCGGTGGTTCGCTCGTGGCCGCTCCGCGCCCCGACGGTGGTTTCCGGGTCCTCGCCCGGTTCCCCCGGGACGGGGCCTCCGCGTGA
- a CDS encoding response regulator transcription factor: MTIRVVVADDQALVRGGFSMILGAQPDIDVVAEAGTGLEAITAAEKHHPDVVLMDIRMPELDGLEATARILADADWPVRILILTTFDPDEYVYRALRSGASGFVLKDIPPAELATAVRTVAGGGALIAPSITRRLIARFAAGPGVNSAVAERVHRLTERERDIVVAVARGATNTEIAERLFVGPATVKSHVSSILTKLGLRDRAQIVVFAYESALVEPGAHDIGH; encoded by the coding sequence GTGACCATCCGCGTCGTCGTCGCCGACGACCAGGCCCTGGTCCGCGGCGGGTTCAGCATGATCCTGGGTGCCCAGCCCGACATCGACGTCGTGGCGGAGGCCGGCACCGGGCTGGAGGCCATCACGGCCGCCGAGAAACACCATCCGGACGTCGTCCTGATGGACATCCGCATGCCGGAGCTCGACGGGCTGGAGGCCACCGCACGCATTCTCGCCGACGCCGACTGGCCGGTGCGGATCCTCATCCTGACGACGTTCGACCCGGACGAGTACGTCTACCGGGCGCTCCGCTCCGGCGCCAGCGGCTTCGTGCTGAAGGACATCCCGCCCGCGGAGCTGGCCACGGCCGTCCGGACGGTCGCCGGCGGCGGCGCTCTGATCGCTCCGTCGATCACGCGCCGCCTGATCGCCCGGTTCGCCGCGGGTCCCGGCGTGAACTCGGCGGTCGCCGAGCGGGTGCACCGGCTCACCGAGCGCGAACGCGACATCGTCGTCGCGGTCGCACGCGGTGCGACGAACACCGAGATCGCCGAGCGTCTGTTCGTCGGTCCGGCCACCGTGAAGTCACACGTGTCCAGCATCCTGACGAAGCTGGGCCTGCGCGACCGGGCCCAGATCGTCGTGTTCGCTTACGAGAGCGCGCTGGTCGAGCCCGGGGCCCATGACATCGGGCACTGA
- a CDS encoding HdeD family acid-resistance protein, whose product MSDTVSHASAPHTPLDSTDSRNWERVLWWLALAGAAASVVVGLLMTFWPDATLYLGAVLFGLWLIVHGIIHLARAITSHADAAIRALDGVLGVLFVVAGIVCLRHIVTSLLVLATVIGLTWLIEGVIVVASTFGSRYTGRTRVVVGVLGGVAILGGLVVLLWPELTLVAMVVFTGIWLIVVGLVQLFLVLQLRRETAS is encoded by the coding sequence GTGTCCGACACCGTCTCCCACGCCTCGGCCCCGCACACTCCCCTCGACTCGACCGATTCCCGTAACTGGGAGCGCGTGCTCTGGTGGCTCGCGCTCGCCGGCGCCGCCGCCTCGGTCGTCGTCGGTCTCCTGATGACGTTCTGGCCGGACGCCACGCTGTACCTCGGCGCCGTCCTGTTCGGTCTCTGGCTGATCGTCCACGGCATCATCCATCTCGCCCGCGCGATCACCAGCCACGCCGACGCCGCGATCCGCGCGCTCGACGGCGTCCTCGGTGTCCTATTCGTCGTCGCGGGCATTGTCTGCCTGCGGCACATCGTGACGTCGCTGCTCGTGCTGGCCACCGTGATCGGCCTGACCTGGCTGATCGAGGGTGTCATCGTGGTCGCGTCGACGTTCGGCAGCCGCTACACCGGACGGACCAGGGTGGTCGTCGGTGTGCTCGGCGGCGTCGCGATCCTCGGCGGCCTCGTCGTCCTCCTCTGGCCCGAGCTGACGCTGGTCGCGATGGTGGTCTTCACCGGGATCTGGCTGATCGTCGTGGGGCTCGTCCAGCTGTTCCTGGTCCTGCAACTGCGCCGCGAAACCGCCTCGTGA
- a CDS encoding SAM-dependent methyltransferase: MTDAATPDPTALRSDRPHPARIYNYLLGGSDYFPADRAAAEAGLAVNPGARVAARANREFLRRAVTHLTGDAGLRQFLDIGSGIPAAGSTHLVARAIAPESHVVYVDNDPLVVKRGRALPADHGAIEYISGDLREPERILARATATLDLGQPVGLLLLSVTHHLRDEDDPHALVAGLLAALPAGSYLALSQVTPDLAPDGWRAVEADFASRGGVLRPRTRAEITRFFDGLELVEPGLTVVHRWRPDERDQQADQPDALVSVYGGVARKP, from the coding sequence ATGACCGACGCCGCCACACCAGACCCCACCGCGCTGCGCTCGGATCGTCCGCATCCGGCGCGGATCTACAACTACTTGCTCGGAGGGTCGGACTACTTCCCGGCCGACCGGGCGGCAGCCGAGGCCGGGCTGGCGGTGAACCCTGGCGCGCGCGTCGCCGCCCGCGCGAACCGGGAGTTCCTCCGCCGCGCGGTCACCCATTTGACCGGGGACGCCGGGCTCCGGCAGTTCCTCGACATCGGCAGCGGCATTCCCGCCGCCGGCAGCACGCACCTCGTCGCCCGGGCGATCGCGCCGGAGTCCCACGTGGTGTACGTCGACAACGACCCGCTCGTCGTCAAGCGTGGCCGCGCGCTGCCCGCGGACCACGGCGCGATCGAGTACATCAGCGGTGACCTGCGGGAACCCGAGCGCATCCTGGCGCGTGCCACAGCCACGCTCGACCTGGGACAGCCGGTCGGGCTGCTGCTGCTCTCGGTGACCCACCACCTGCGGGACGAGGACGACCCGCACGCGCTGGTGGCGGGGCTGCTCGCGGCCTTGCCCGCCGGCTCGTACCTGGCGCTCTCCCAGGTGACGCCCGACCTGGCGCCGGACGGCTGGCGCGCGGTCGAGGCCGACTTCGCGAGCCGGGGCGGTGTGCTCCGACCGCGGACGAGGGCCGAGATCACCCGGTTCTTCGACGGGCTGGAGCTGGTCGAGCCGGGTCTGACGGTGGTCCACCGCTGGCGTCCCGACGAGCGCGACCAGCAGGCCGACCAGCCGGACGCCCTGGTGTCCGTGTACGGCGGAGTGGCCCGCAAGCCCTGA
- a CDS encoding TetR/AcrR family transcriptional regulator gives MPVSSGDERPVRRRTLGRPANADSAATRRAILAAASAELAAGGYERLSLETVADRVGITRGAIYRYFGSKLDLARNAVREASAAFDGAIEGQVYPAGGLLDQLRALVRVAANYAFEHPDRSMGYYQIGRLAPEDEEIAAAFRELSRQVRVVIVELIARAEERGELAPGVDRAAIIQAVAGLIWMVGSGAATAPNEEVRQQILHGIELFFDRPPWFTGPE, from the coding sequence ATGCCTGTTTCCTCCGGCGACGAACGACCGGTTCGGCGTCGGACGCTCGGGCGGCCGGCGAACGCGGACAGCGCGGCGACGCGGCGGGCGATCCTGGCCGCGGCGTCGGCCGAGCTGGCGGCCGGTGGTTACGAGCGGCTGAGCCTGGAGACGGTCGCGGACCGGGTCGGCATCACCCGGGGCGCGATCTACCGCTACTTCGGCTCGAAGCTGGACCTGGCGCGGAACGCCGTCCGGGAAGCCTCGGCCGCGTTCGACGGCGCGATCGAGGGCCAGGTCTATCCGGCCGGCGGGCTTCTCGACCAGTTGCGGGCCCTCGTGCGGGTCGCGGCGAACTACGCGTTCGAGCACCCGGACCGGTCGATGGGCTACTACCAGATCGGCCGGCTCGCCCCCGAGGACGAGGAGATCGCGGCGGCGTTCCGCGAGCTGTCCCGGCAGGTCCGCGTCGTGATCGTCGAGCTGATCGCGCGGGCCGAGGAGCGCGGGGAGCTGGCGCCGGGCGTCGACCGGGCCGCGATCATCCAGGCGGTCGCCGGTCTGATCTGGATGGTGGGGTCGGGAGCGGCGACCGCACCGAACGAGGAAGTCCGTCAGCAGATCCTGCACGGCATCGAGCTGTTCTTCGACCGCCCACCCTGGTTCACCGGTCCGGAGTGA
- a CDS encoding Rieske 2Fe-2S domain-containing protein, whose product MKVPFTWKPTGWYMIGWSAEFTQGEVRPLHYFGEELAAYRDDNGELHVLQAHCRHLGAHLGHGGKVEGDCVVCPFHGWRWAPDGTNRSIPYQDRPNRAARMRVYPVVEQHECVFLWHHPHGEPPSWQVPDIFESFPQFDTDDTHFYPAYPTFSSRAEKEPVHPQIVAENGPDSVHFEYVHHATVTPRMLKYEAVDHEWRFLTGWPNTRSADPDAMVLRIHSNMFGLGGAISAFEGVQQHRLIFACTPVDDGVSDLFYSIWWPRLEGDENPVPPDDLRERIEKQFLSTVWDDLSIWRYQEYIEHPTLATQDAAAYTSVRRWAKQFYDITPDR is encoded by the coding sequence GTGAAGGTTCCGTTCACCTGGAAACCCACCGGCTGGTACATGATCGGCTGGTCGGCGGAGTTCACCCAGGGAGAGGTCCGCCCGCTGCACTACTTCGGCGAGGAACTCGCGGCCTACCGCGACGACAACGGCGAACTGCACGTGCTGCAGGCCCACTGCCGGCACCTGGGCGCTCACCTCGGGCACGGCGGGAAAGTCGAGGGCGACTGCGTCGTCTGCCCGTTCCACGGCTGGCGCTGGGCCCCGGACGGCACCAACCGCTCGATCCCGTACCAGGACCGGCCCAACCGCGCCGCCCGTATGCGCGTCTACCCGGTCGTCGAACAGCACGAGTGCGTGTTCCTCTGGCACCACCCCCACGGCGAACCGCCGAGCTGGCAGGTGCCGGACATCTTCGAGTCGTTCCCGCAGTTCGACACCGACGACACGCATTTCTACCCGGCCTACCCGACGTTCTCCAGCCGGGCCGAGAAGGAGCCGGTCCACCCGCAGATCGTCGCGGAGAACGGCCCGGACAGCGTGCACTTCGAGTACGTGCACCACGCCACGGTCACCCCGCGGATGCTGAAGTACGAGGCCGTCGACCACGAGTGGCGCTTCCTCACCGGCTGGCCCAATACCCGCAGCGCCGACCCCGACGCGATGGTCTTACGCATCCACAGCAACATGTTCGGGCTCGGCGGCGCGATCAGCGCGTTCGAAGGGGTCCAGCAACACCGGCTGATCTTCGCCTGCACACCGGTGGACGACGGCGTCTCCGACCTCTTCTACTCGATCTGGTGGCCGCGTCTCGAGGGCGACGAGAACCCGGTTCCCCCCGACGACCTCCGCGAACGCATCGAGAAGCAGTTCCTCTCCACGGTCTGGGACGACCTGTCGATCTGGCGTTACCAGGAGTACATCGAGCACCCCACGCTGGCGACCCAGGACGCCGCCGCCTACACGAGCGTCCGCCGCTGGGCCAAACAGTTCTACGACATCACTCCGGACCGGTGA